From Bacteroidota bacterium, a single genomic window includes:
- a CDS encoding carbohydrate binding family 9 domain-containing protein has protein sequence MRAKLKLMSWVVRLLGVWICLFAPVGAYSQMDSVAQPAKGLRIHKAVSPIQVDGKIEESDWKSAEVARNFWQQYPYDTADAVSHTEVRVTYNDQFLYISAVCWDDKAGDYIVQSLKRDFSYPVTDAFGVYIDPFNDKTNGFNFTVSPLGVQREGLLENGGSFGVTTNWDNKWYSEVAQYEDRWEVEMAIPFKTLRFNEGANSWRINFSRNNLKCNENSCWVPVPRAFNVATLAFTGEMIFDEPPKRSGPNVSLIPYVLGRYTGDYQAGDEQFKPNICLDAKIAVTSSLNLDLTVNPDFSQVEVDRQVTNLSRFSLFFPERRQFFIENSDLFAQNGFSQIRPFFSRRIGLAQGREVPILGGARLSGKLNPNWRIGVMDMQTEGIGALGLQGQNYGVMSIQRKVLARSSVGAMLVNRLGFNGKRPDFTDYNLVGGLDYNYGSKDNRWRGKGFYHRSFGPERQKKESANGVWMMYSDQFLTFHYNHEWVDRNYNAEVGFVPRLQYFRLEPNGTYKFYPKKGPVLSHGPEFYASWYWDNESWQSIERVTSLGYSFVMRNRAEFGVGAKQSYVFLQNSFDPSNTGATPLADSTGYAWRDATIEYASDFRKKFTYTARASYGGYFNGQRGNVGGTLSFRAQPWGIFSIDFDENYIVLPDTTVFLSLISPRFELSFTRSLFFTTFFQFNTQTQNFNINARLQWRFKPMSDLYLVLTDNYNMPGISVKNRAVVLKLNYWFNL, from the coding sequence ATGAGAGCAAAATTGAAATTGATGTCGTGGGTCGTGCGCCTGTTGGGCGTGTGGATATGCCTTTTTGCGCCTGTGGGGGCCTATTCACAGATGGATTCTGTCGCGCAGCCTGCCAAGGGCCTTCGGATTCACAAGGCCGTTTCCCCGATTCAGGTGGATGGGAAAATCGAGGAATCAGACTGGAAATCCGCCGAAGTAGCGCGGAATTTTTGGCAGCAATATCCTTACGATACGGCTGATGCGGTCTCGCATACGGAGGTGCGCGTGACCTACAACGATCAGTTTTTGTACATTTCGGCGGTCTGTTGGGACGACAAGGCGGGGGACTATATTGTGCAGTCGCTCAAACGTGATTTTTCCTATCCGGTGACGGATGCATTTGGGGTATATATTGATCCGTTCAATGACAAAACGAATGGTTTCAATTTTACCGTTTCGCCTCTTGGCGTGCAGCGGGAGGGACTTTTGGAGAATGGTGGCTCGTTTGGTGTGACCACCAATTGGGACAATAAATGGTATTCGGAAGTTGCGCAATATGAGGACCGTTGGGAGGTCGAAATGGCCATTCCCTTCAAAACATTGCGGTTTAATGAGGGCGCAAATTCTTGGCGCATCAACTTTAGCCGCAATAACCTCAAATGCAATGAAAACAGCTGCTGGGTGCCAGTCCCCAGAGCATTTAATGTTGCGACACTTGCATTTACGGGGGAGATGATCTTCGACGAGCCGCCCAAGCGTTCTGGCCCGAATGTGTCCTTGATTCCCTACGTTTTGGGGAGGTACACGGGCGATTATCAGGCAGGGGACGAACAATTTAAGCCCAATATTTGCCTCGATGCGAAGATTGCGGTCACCTCTTCCTTGAATTTGGATTTGACCGTCAATCCGGATTTTTCGCAGGTAGAAGTGGACCGACAGGTGACGAATCTGAGCCGTTTCAGCCTGTTTTTTCCTGAACGTCGGCAGTTTTTCATAGAGAACAGTGACTTGTTTGCACAGAATGGGTTTTCGCAGATACGGCCCTTCTTTTCGCGGCGAATTGGTTTGGCACAGGGACGTGAGGTGCCGATATTAGGCGGTGCAAGGCTCAGTGGCAAGCTCAATCCCAATTGGCGCATCGGCGTGATGGACATGCAAACGGAGGGCATCGGGGCCTTGGGTTTGCAGGGGCAAAATTATGGTGTGATGTCCATTCAGCGGAAGGTGTTGGCCCGCAGCAGCGTCGGTGCCATGTTGGTGAACCGCCTCGGATTCAACGGCAAACGTCCGGATTTTACCGACTACAATTTGGTGGGCGGTTTGGACTACAATTACGGTTCCAAAGACAACCGTTGGCGCGGAAAGGGATTTTACCACCGCTCATTCGGCCCTGAAAGACAAAAGAAGGAGAGTGCCAATGGCGTCTGGATGATGTACAGCGACCAATTTCTCACCTTCCACTACAACCATGAATGGGTGGACCGCAACTACAATGCAGAGGTCGGATTTGTGCCGCGTCTGCAATATTTCAGGCTGGAACCAAATGGCACCTACAAATTTTATCCGAAAAAGGGACCGGTATTGAGCCATGGTCCGGAGTTTTATGCGAGCTGGTATTGGGACAATGAAAGCTGGCAAAGTATCGAACGCGTGACGAGCCTCGGTTATAGTTTCGTGATGCGCAACCGGGCGGAGTTTGGTGTCGGCGCCAAGCAGTCTTACGTGTTTTTGCAAAACTCATTTGACCCGAGCAATACGGGCGCGACGCCCTTGGCCGATTCGACGGGGTATGCATGGCGCGACGCCACGATCGAATATGCATCCGACTTCCGCAAGAAATTTACCTACACTGCCCGGGCGAGTTATGGGGGATACTTCAATGGGCAGCGCGGAAATGTTGGCGGCACACTCAGTTTCCGTGCGCAGCCTTGGGGGATTTTTTCGATTGACTTCGACGAAAACTATATTGTGCTGCCCGATACGACGGTATTTTTGAGTTTGATCAGTCCTCGCTTCGAATTGTCATTTACGCGAAGCCTGTTTTTCACGACTTTCTTTCAGTTTAATACGCAGACGCAAAATTTCAACATCAATGCAAGGTTGCAATGGCGCTTCAAGCCGATGAGTGACCTTTACCTTGTATTGACCGACAACTACAACATGCCCGGCATCAGCGTCAAGAACCGCGCCGTCGTGCTGAAATTGAATTATTGGTTCAATTTGTAG
- a CDS encoding DUF1460 domain-containing protein, whose amino-acid sequence MTRILLCALVFSLFAFVSYASGGSAGAGPVPPSNHYVVNGSMAKFESLYQEGKGMGYFFYEELTSKLLPKFKGIPYGSGGAGCPSDKTLVNFQSFDCVTFVETWWALSYSLFEVQSNKVPKASKPFDVFCKNLNRIRYFGGENCGIEHRIHYFTQALEELDRSGLAFNVALANGFPFKKKIDYITQNTGIYGELSTSAQHKSYETVLNKTPRYFYPAANREMYYPMAKDGDIIAFASSEPGLDVSHCGIVTVEDGEPKLNHASQLYDKVVVGQDLEMYMRSRAGKVNGFFVYRPRH is encoded by the coding sequence ATGACACGCATCTTGCTTTGCGCGTTGGTTTTCAGTCTGTTTGCTTTCGTCTCCTACGCCTCGGGCGGCTCTGCGGGTGCAGGTCCGGTTCCGCCGAGCAACCACTATGTGGTCAATGGGTCGATGGCCAAATTCGAATCCTTGTATCAGGAAGGGAAGGGGATGGGCTACTTTTTTTACGAAGAGCTCACGAGCAAACTTCTGCCGAAGTTCAAGGGGATTCCCTACGGTTCCGGTGGCGCGGGTTGCCCGAGCGACAAGACCCTGGTGAACTTCCAAAGCTTTGATTGTGTGACCTTTGTGGAGACATGGTGGGCCTTGTCCTATTCGCTGTTTGAGGTGCAGAGCAACAAGGTGCCCAAGGCGAGCAAACCCTTCGATGTCTTTTGCAAGAACCTGAACCGCATCCGCTACTTCGGGGGCGAAAACTGCGGCATTGAACACCGCATCCATTATTTTACCCAGGCCTTGGAGGAACTCGACCGCAGCGGATTGGCCTTCAATGTCGCGCTGGCGAATGGATTCCCCTTCAAGAAAAAGATCGATTACATCACCCAAAACACCGGCATCTACGGCGAATTGTCCACGAGCGCGCAGCACAAAAGCTATGAAACGGTCCTGAACAAGACCCCAAGGTACTTCTATCCGGCGGCAAACCGGGAAATGTACTATCCGATGGCCAAAGACGGTGACATCATCGCCTTCGCCTCCTCGGAACCCGGTCTCGATGTGAGCCACTGCGGCATCGTCACCGTGGAAGACGGCGAACCCAAGCTCAACCACGCTTCCCAACTCTACGACAAAGTCGTCGTCGGCCAAGACCTCGAAATGTACATGCGCAGCCGCGCCGGCAAGGTGAACGGTTTTTTTGTGTACAGACCACGCCACTAG
- a CDS encoding M61 family metallopeptidase produces the protein MKMFLMRIACCALLLLPAALMGQSYNYTLSWTHAASHLYEVSLKTAPAPEGFSDFQIPAWRPGRYYIQDYAAGVSAFQAFDANGAKLSFSKVDANTWRVPTPAAGGEIEVRYQFYANTMDAGSSVLNKAQAYFNPVNFFMHLRNDYARPCTLTVASMPKDWKSATAMTKLAGTHNVFVAPDYHEFVDCPTILSPSLKTLQRRIGDTEFYFHFQGEFAGGKETEDAFLGNIQKVIAEEKAIFGEFPMTEYHFIYQLLPYNMGHAVEHKNSSCFAMPNTVAQSAAAIGRLNSISAHEFFHLWNVKRIRPAAMWPYDYQKENYTTLQWFTEGVTDYYTSLCLARAGLYTRETYFSILARTIQALESNYASQIISSGQSSFDSWLERSDYHAPYAHISYYTLGTRVGLLLDLQIRAKSAGKLSMDDVFKKLYAEYFKQNKGLEEDAVQRAIENLTGQSWKTFFDQYVNGTVPLNYADYFGPMGLELEEKPLANQTWELLGIEKSSKQSEGLLLESVRPGTDAAMSGLGDDMLILKVNGKDFKDFDAAKFFAEFKKAKELDLEVASEAGMETVKVTWTGTWVPKTYALAVSKSAKPEQSALLEGWLKSRQ, from the coding sequence ATGAAAATGTTCCTGATGCGAATTGCTTGCTGCGCGCTGCTGCTGTTGCCCGCAGCCTTGATGGGTCAATCCTACAATTACACCCTTAGTTGGACGCATGCTGCCTCGCATTTGTATGAGGTCAGTTTGAAGACGGCTCCGGCGCCCGAGGGCTTTTCCGATTTTCAGATTCCGGCGTGGCGCCCTGGACGCTATTATATACAGGACTACGCAGCAGGTGTTTCGGCCTTCCAAGCCTTTGATGCCAACGGCGCAAAACTCAGCTTTTCAAAGGTCGATGCCAATACTTGGCGCGTACCGACCCCGGCAGCCGGCGGCGAAATCGAGGTTCGCTATCAATTCTACGCCAATACGATGGATGCCGGTTCCAGCGTACTGAACAAAGCCCAAGCCTACTTCAATCCGGTCAATTTTTTCATGCACCTGCGCAACGACTACGCGCGCCCTTGCACGCTCACGGTCGCCTCGATGCCCAAGGACTGGAAATCCGCCACAGCGATGACCAAGCTTGCGGGCACCCACAATGTCTTCGTTGCGCCTGATTACCATGAATTTGTGGATTGCCCGACTATTCTTTCCCCTTCCCTCAAAACCCTGCAACGCCGCATCGGCGACACCGAATTCTACTTCCATTTCCAAGGTGAATTCGCAGGGGGAAAGGAAACCGAAGACGCATTTCTCGGCAATATCCAGAAGGTCATCGCAGAGGAAAAGGCCATTTTCGGCGAATTCCCCATGACCGAATACCATTTTATCTACCAATTGCTGCCCTACAACATGGGGCATGCGGTGGAGCATAAAAATTCTTCCTGTTTTGCCATGCCCAATACCGTGGCGCAATCTGCGGCTGCCATTGGGCGGCTCAACAGCATTTCTGCCCACGAATTTTTTCACCTTTGGAATGTCAAACGTATCCGGCCGGCTGCGATGTGGCCTTATGACTATCAAAAGGAGAATTACACGACTTTGCAGTGGTTTACCGAGGGTGTGACCGACTATTACACCTCACTTTGCCTCGCCCGCGCAGGTTTGTACACGCGGGAGACCTATTTTTCGATTCTGGCACGTACCATTCAGGCTTTGGAATCGAATTATGCCAGCCAAATCATTTCCTCGGGGCAAAGCAGCTTCGATTCTTGGCTGGAAAGGTCGGATTACCACGCCCCGTATGCCCATATTTCCTACTACACCCTCGGAACCCGCGTCGGATTGTTGCTTGACCTGCAAATCCGGGCGAAATCTGCGGGAAAATTGAGCATGGACGACGTTTTCAAGAAGCTTTACGCCGAATATTTCAAACAAAACAAGGGTTTGGAGGAAGATGCCGTACAACGCGCCATTGAAAACCTGACCGGACAAAGCTGGAAAACCTTCTTTGACCAATATGTCAACGGCACGGTTCCGCTGAACTATGCCGACTATTTTGGTCCGATGGGGCTGGAATTGGAAGAAAAGCCACTGGCGAATCAAACCTGGGAATTGTTGGGCATCGAAAAGTCGTCCAAACAATCCGAAGGATTGCTCCTCGAATCGGTGCGTCCGGGAACGGATGCCGCCATGTCGGGCCTCGGCGACGACATGCTGATCCTCAAGGTTAATGGCAAGGATTTCAAAGACTTTGACGCTGCCAAGTTTTTTGCCGAATTCAAAAAAGCCAAGGAACTTGACCTCGAAGTGGCAAGCGAAGCGGGAATGGAAACTGTCAAAGTGACATGGACAGGCACTTGGGTGCCCAAAACCTATGCGCTTGCCGTGAGCAAATCCGCCAAACCTGAACAATCGGCCTTGCTGGAAGGCTGGCTGAAATCAAGGCAATAA
- a CDS encoding T9SS type A sorting domain-containing protein, protein MLLRRILLFLSLTLTLACSHSLAHAQALPRRMVAVMPNALTETSGLIFTGPNRLWSHNDGGNPNEIHQIDTNGTVLRTLTLSGVSNNDWEDLTQNDAGEVFVGDFGNNSNNRTGLVIYKLPNPDSIAGNSVVPGRIDFSYPDQFDFPPADSLLNFDMEAFVAYGDSLYLFSKNRTNPFDGYTKMYRLPQDTGTYVAELIDSIYLGPGPMLNYWVSGAALSPGKDHLVLLSYPRCWIFSCFQGADFFGGSNVMRTYAFTQIEAAAWKDSTHLYMTDELLNGVLGGNLYEADMTTLVTPPNADLGADIVFFGDTLLLQAPVVPGAQYLWSNGATTNPAVITQAGTYTLVVTAANGCTDTDTIVVTFLTQNDTETHDAMMIAAQPNPFDSATQVHLSLVQPGTLSWKLSDLQGRIVASEGEKTVQAGKWTQAVGANLKSGIYFMEVTFESERLTVKLVKQ, encoded by the coding sequence ATGTTGCTACGCCGAATTTTGCTGTTTCTCTCGCTCACACTCACACTCGCTTGCTCACACTCGCTTGCGCATGCGCAAGCGTTGCCCCGCAGGATGGTCGCTGTGATGCCCAATGCGCTGACCGAGACTTCGGGATTGATTTTCACGGGACCGAACCGGCTGTGGAGCCACAACGATGGCGGCAATCCGAATGAAATCCATCAAATTGATACCAATGGCACGGTTTTGCGCACGTTGACATTGTCGGGCGTGAGCAACAACGATTGGGAAGACCTGACCCAAAATGATGCGGGCGAAGTGTTTGTCGGCGACTTCGGCAACAATTCCAACAACCGCACAGGCCTCGTCATTTACAAGCTTCCCAATCCCGACAGCATCGCCGGCAACAGCGTTGTTCCGGGCCGCATCGACTTCAGTTATCCCGATCAATTCGACTTTCCGCCGGCGGATTCCTTGCTCAATTTTGACATGGAGGCCTTTGTGGCCTATGGCGATTCGCTGTACCTCTTCTCCAAAAACAGGACAAATCCATTCGACGGCTACACCAAAATGTATCGGCTGCCGCAAGATACAGGCACGTATGTCGCCGAATTGATCGACAGCATTTACCTCGGTCCGGGTCCGATGCTCAATTATTGGGTCAGCGGCGCAGCTTTGAGTCCGGGCAAGGACCACTTGGTGCTGCTCTCCTATCCACGGTGTTGGATCTTTTCCTGCTTCCAAGGTGCGGACTTTTTTGGCGGGTCCAATGTGATGCGCACCTATGCCTTTACGCAAATCGAGGCGGCAGCTTGGAAGGACAGCACCCACCTGTACATGACTGACGAATTGCTCAACGGCGTATTGGGCGGCAATCTTTACGAAGCCGACATGACCACGCTTGTGACGCCTCCGAATGCGGATTTGGGAGCCGACATCGTCTTTTTTGGGGATACCTTGTTGCTGCAAGCGCCAGTCGTGCCCGGGGCGCAATATCTCTGGAGCAACGGCGCGACGACCAATCCTGCTGTAATTACGCAGGCGGGAACTTATACGCTGGTGGTCACGGCGGCGAATGGTTGCACGGATACCGATACGATTGTCGTGACGTTTCTTACGCAAAATGACACAGAAACCCATGATGCAATGATGATTGCAGCCCAGCCGAATCCATTTGACAGCGCAACCCAAGTACATCTTTCCCTGGTCCAACCCGGAACTTTGAGCTGGAAATTGTCGGACTTGCAAGGTCGAATCGTTGCCTCGGAAGGCGAAAAGACGGTTCAAGCCGGAAAATGGACGCAAGCAGTCGGAGCCAACCTCAAAAGCGGAATCTATTTCATGGAAGTGACCTTCGAAAGTGAACGCCTTACCGTGAAGTTGGTGAAGCAGTAA
- a CDS encoding TatD family hydrolase → MKMIDTHSHLYSKQFKGDLDEAVKRAKEVLSHVFLPNIDLPSIAEMNAVADRDRSFFFPMMGLHPGSVGEDWADVLAAMEKEWDRGGYVGVGECGLDYYWDKTFIPQQKAALRLQIEWAKAKNLPLILHCRDSMDDVIELVREGQDGRLKGIFHCFTGTVEHAKQVQDLGFVMGIGGVLTYKTSDLPAVLKEIPLEALVLETDSPYLPPVPHRGKRNESSYIPLIARKLSEVKEVSLAEVARVTSATALRVFGM, encoded by the coding sequence ATGAAAATGATTGATACGCATTCGCACTTGTATTCCAAGCAATTCAAGGGCGATTTGGACGAGGCCGTGAAACGGGCCAAGGAAGTGTTGTCCCATGTTTTCCTGCCCAACATCGACCTGCCCTCGATTGCAGAGATGAATGCCGTGGCCGACCGGGACCGCAGCTTCTTTTTTCCGATGATGGGCCTGCATCCGGGTTCGGTCGGGGAGGATTGGGCGGATGTTTTGGCGGCGATGGAAAAGGAATGGGACCGGGGCGGCTATGTCGGCGTCGGCGAATGCGGTTTGGATTATTATTGGGACAAAACCTTTATACCGCAGCAAAAAGCGGCCCTTCGCCTTCAAATCGAATGGGCAAAAGCCAAAAATCTGCCGTTGATACTGCATTGTCGCGACAGCATGGACGATGTCATCGAATTGGTCCGGGAAGGGCAGGATGGGCGCCTCAAAGGCATTTTCCATTGCTTTACCGGAACCGTGGAGCATGCGAAGCAGGTACAGGACCTCGGTTTTGTGATGGGGATCGGCGGCGTTTTGACGTACAAAACCAGCGACTTGCCGGCAGTATTAAAGGAGATTCCGTTGGAGGCCTTGGTTTTGGAAACGGATTCGCCTTATCTGCCGCCGGTGCCGCACCGTGGCAAACGCAATGAAAGCAGCTATATCCCCTTGATAGCCAGGAAACTTTCCGAAGTCAAGGAAGTGAGCCTCGCCGAGGTCGCCCGGGTCACAAGTGCCACGGCTTTGCGGGTATTTGGGATGTAA
- a CDS encoding phosphoesterase has protein sequence MSTTYFTADTHFGHENIIKYTKRPFATANHMDEILIANWNSVVGPDDEVYHLGDFALCNVEPCKRILDRLNGKIYLIKGNHEKTALSMPDRFEWVKDYHEMYHPDPAGNGKQMIVLMHYAMRVWNASHHGSWQLYGHSHGTLPDDPTLLSIDVGVDCHGYAPISFQQIRKIMEQKTWVRPF, from the coding sequence ATGAGCACAACATACTTCACAGCAGACACGCATTTCGGACACGAAAACATCATCAAATACACCAAAAGGCCTTTTGCTACTGCCAATCATATGGATGAAATCCTGATTGCGAATTGGAATTCGGTGGTGGGGCCCGACGATGAGGTTTACCATTTGGGGGATTTTGCCTTGTGCAATGTCGAACCTTGCAAACGGATTTTGGACCGGTTGAATGGGAAGATCTACCTGATCAAGGGCAACCACGAGAAAACGGCACTTTCGATGCCCGACCGGTTTGAGTGGGTCAAAGATTACCATGAAATGTACCATCCGGATCCTGCAGGAAATGGCAAACAAATGATCGTATTGATGCATTACGCGATGCGCGTCTGGAACGCGTCGCACCATGGATCCTGGCAATTGTATGGCCATAGCCACGGGACTTTGCCCGATGATCCGACGCTCCTCAGCATCGATGTCGGGGTGGATTGCCATGGTTATGCCCCGATTTCGTTTCAGCAGATTCGGAAAATCATGGAACAGAAAACTTGGGTTAGACCGTTTTGA
- a CDS encoding DUF1573 domain-containing protein: protein MTPAEVAAAAKNAAAAPAVTPTAPAAVRTDDATTPAGVSFTPNAPVAEEAAPAIPVTTIKFEETTFDFGQIKQGETVTHKFKFTNTGANPLVLENVKPSCGCTAINWPKEPIAPQQTGEIEAQFNSTGKVGDQLKNITITLNTVEHLERLTFTGVVIAPPTDGAAPAHTPGDGHQH from the coding sequence ATGACACCTGCCGAAGTCGCCGCGGCTGCCAAAAATGCAGCTGCAGCACCCGCCGTCACGCCCACAGCGCCCGCAGCCGTTCGCACGGATGATGCAACCACTCCCGCAGGCGTGAGCTTCACACCCAATGCCCCGGTAGCCGAAGAAGCCGCACCGGCCATTCCCGTCACCACCATCAAATTTGAAGAAACAACCTTCGATTTTGGTCAGATCAAGCAGGGCGAAACGGTCACCCACAAGTTCAAATTCACCAACACAGGTGCCAATCCCTTGGTGCTCGAAAATGTGAAGCCTTCTTGCGGTTGCACCGCGATCAATTGGCCTAAGGAGCCGATTGCGCCTCAGCAAACTGGCGAAATCGAAGCCCAATTTAACAGCACCGGCAAAGTCGGCGATCAGTTGAAAAACATCACCATCACCTTGAATACCGTCGAGCACTTGGAGCGCCTTACCTTTACCGGCGTTGTGATTGCACCGCCAACCGATGGCGCAGCACCAGCGCATACGCCCGGCGACGGTCATCAGCACTGA